A single Ignavibacteriales bacterium DNA region contains:
- a CDS encoding 5'-nucleotidase C-terminal domain-containing protein, whose protein sequence is MKNLILLFTVILCASLNAQVDTITILHINDTHSTLAPLAPRDMNLKGTRGGIARAASVIGMTQVTEPNVVTLHGGDFFIGDLFFNKFFGVAELEFLKALNFDAIALGNHEFDLGPEALYGCFEAAFATNAIPVLSANAILDGFSPLQPYIKKTHIIQKGNSKIGLIGLTTPSTNLFSLPAPVVIDTIDGYLEAALTELFTQQCNVIILMSHLGIMYDRAIAESVPGINVIISAHDHYKTIQPEIITNPAGKPVYIVQTSANYTEVGKLTLAATSTDVSVISYLPIELDNTIPEEPTTKDMVDTLITQIEALYGPVYTQQIGYAAGTFWEVARPSVSADSFDTPLGNLVTDAFRWKTGTQVALTVGGSTAQPIYEGPIVPADAFRAIGYGFDTIKALGYRIIKCGISGADLIMGLEFGLQAIEYDDELLPQVSGMNYSFDINGAGPGRVTGVTIGGQPLDPAAVYTATLNEFLAYALQNMVGVTLINPYMFEDSTEFEVLMAYIIAHQMITPGGVGRITSVKDDFGEADRITGFNLEQNYPNPFNPSTTINYFLPKAGFVSLRIYDLSGALVTTLVDSYQEEGSYSVVFDVSSRNLASGTYFYRLESGGKSLTKKLLLVK, encoded by the coding sequence ATGAAAAATCTAATTCTTCTTTTTACGGTAATTTTATGTGCAAGCCTGAACGCTCAGGTAGATACCATAACCATTCTGCACATCAATGATACGCATTCAACACTTGCCCCGCTGGCACCTCGCGATATGAATCTGAAGGGAACAAGAGGCGGTATTGCGCGAGCTGCATCCGTGATCGGTATGACTCAGGTAACTGAGCCGAATGTTGTAACTCTTCACGGCGGTGATTTTTTTATAGGTGATCTGTTTTTCAACAAATTCTTCGGAGTAGCAGAACTCGAATTTCTGAAAGCACTCAACTTTGATGCAATTGCCTTAGGCAACCATGAATTTGATCTCGGTCCTGAAGCACTTTACGGATGTTTTGAAGCTGCCTTTGCAACTAATGCCATTCCGGTACTTTCAGCAAATGCCATACTGGACGGTTTTTCCCCTCTGCAGCCATATATCAAGAAAACCCATATCATTCAGAAAGGAAACAGCAAGATCGGCCTGATTGGTCTTACAACCCCAAGCACCAACCTTTTTTCACTTCCCGCGCCTGTTGTTATTGATACTATAGACGGCTATCTTGAGGCGGCGCTCACTGAACTTTTCACCCAGCAGTGTAACGTGATTATTCTGATGTCCCATCTGGGAATCATGTATGACCGGGCTATTGCAGAATCAGTACCCGGCATCAATGTTATCATCAGCGCGCATGACCATTATAAAACGATACAGCCGGAGATTATTACCAATCCTGCAGGCAAACCGGTATATATTGTTCAGACAAGTGCCAATTACACGGAGGTAGGAAAACTTACTCTTGCTGCCACATCAACAGATGTATCCGTGATAAGTTATCTGCCAATTGAACTGGACAATACCATCCCTGAAGAGCCCACGACCAAAGATATGGTTGATACCCTTATCACCCAGATTGAGGCGCTCTACGGACCGGTATATACTCAGCAGATTGGTTATGCTGCAGGAACGTTCTGGGAAGTTGCCCGGCCAAGTGTCTCGGCTGATTCATTTGATACCCCGTTAGGCAATCTGGTCACCGATGCCTTCAGATGGAAAACGGGAACTCAGGTAGCACTGACGGTCGGCGGTTCAACAGCACAGCCGATTTATGAAGGACCGATCGTTCCCGCGGATGCATTCAGAGCTATCGGATACGGTTTTGACACCATTAAGGCTCTCGGATACCGTATTATTAAGTGCGGCATATCGGGCGCTGATTTAATTATGGGACTGGAGTTCGGACTCCAGGCAATTGAGTATGACGATGAACTTTTGCCGCAGGTCTCAGGAATGAATTACTCATTTGATATAAACGGAGCGGGTCCGGGCAGGGTAACGGGGGTAACTATTGGCGGCCAGCCGCTTGATCCCGCAGCTGTATATACTGCAACACTCAATGAATTCCTTGCCTATGCGCTTCAGAACATGGTGGGAGTAACGCTTATTAATCCCTATATGTTTGAAGATTCTACCGAGTTCGAAGTGCTTATGGCATATATTATTGCCCATCAGATGATTACTCCGGGCGGTGTGGGACGAATTACTTCTGTGAAAGATGATTTCGGGGAGGCAGACAGAATCACCGGTTTCAATCTGGAGCAAAACTATCCGAATCCTTTTAATCCATCCACAACAATTAATTACTTCCTGCCGAAAGCAGGATTTGTATCCCTCAGAATATATGATTTATCCGGTGCGCTGGTAACCACTCTTGTTGATAGTTATCAGGAAGAGGGAAGTTATTCAGTGGTATTTGATGTTTCTTCAAGAAACCTTGCTAGCGGGACCTATTTTTACCGGCTTGAGTCTGGCGGAAAATCTCTGACAAAAAAGCTCTTGCTCGTAAAATAA
- a CDS encoding response regulator transcription factor produces the protein MKKILLVEDEPAIVEGLKTLLLAEHFEIETAGDGEAGLSLALSFKPDMILLDIMLPKLNGLDLLQKLRNEERMTIPVIMLTSRKEEIDKIMGLEFGADDYITKPFSARELVARVKAVLRRSEGAAVSGSTVKFGDISVDLKHQEVRKNGTVLHLSVTEYKMLIFFIRHANEVVSREKLLDDVWGYDAYPTTRTVDNFILSLRKHIEVNPSEPEHLLTVHRAGYRFRLNHSD, from the coding sequence ATGAAAAAGATTCTGTTAGTTGAGGATGAGCCCGCTATTGTTGAGGGACTTAAAACGCTTCTTTTAGCAGAGCATTTCGAAATTGAAACAGCAGGAGACGGTGAAGCCGGATTATCGCTTGCACTCTCATTTAAGCCGGATATGATACTGCTTGATATCATGCTGCCAAAGTTGAACGGGCTTGATCTCCTGCAAAAACTCAGAAATGAAGAGCGGATGACCATCCCCGTAATAATGCTCACCAGCAGAAAAGAGGAGATAGATAAAATAATGGGGCTTGAGTTCGGCGCGGATGATTATATAACCAAACCTTTTTCAGCGCGGGAACTTGTCGCCCGGGTGAAAGCGGTTTTGCGCAGATCAGAAGGCGCAGCAGTTTCCGGGTCAACCGTCAAATTTGGTGATATATCCGTTGACCTGAAACATCAGGAAGTCAGGAAAAACGGCACGGTTCTTCATCTTTCGGTAACCGAATATAAAATGCTAATCTTTTTTATCAGGCACGCTAATGAAGTTGTCTCACGTGAGAAGCTCCTGGATGACGTCTGGGGATATGACGCTTACCCGACAACCCGCACCGTTGATAATTTTATTCTTTCCCTCAGAAAACATATAGAAGTAAATCCTTCAGAGCCAGAGCATCTGCTGACGGTTCACCGGGCAGGTTACCGGTTCCGGCTGAATCATTCCGATTAA
- a CDS encoding OsmC family protein yields MIRTGSAQWNGSGKEGNGTLSTQSTVLSNTQYSFNSRFAEGIGTNPEELVAAAHAGCFSMKLSFVLGAAGFTPEVINTAAKLKFENGVVENIHLEVTAKVPGIDAAKFQECAADAKENCPISKLLKTNITIEAKLV; encoded by the coding sequence ATGATCAGAACCGGATCAGCCCAGTGGAACGGCAGCGGAAAAGAAGGAAACGGAACTTTATCTACCCAGAGTACCGTTCTCAGTAACACACAGTACAGCTTTAACTCACGGTTTGCTGAGGGAATCGGCACAAACCCGGAGGAACTGGTTGCGGCAGCACATGCAGGATGCTTTTCCATGAAGCTTTCATTTGTCCTCGGGGCAGCCGGCTTTACCCCGGAAGTTATTAATACCGCCGCAAAGCTGAAGTTTGAAAATGGTGTGGTTGAGAATATTCATCTGGAGGTCACCGCAAAAGTGCCCGGTATTGACGCAGCAAAATTCCAGGAATGTGCCGCGGATGCCAAGGAAAACTGCCCGATTTCCAAGCTTTTGAAGACCAATATCACCATAGAAGCTAAACTGGTCTGA